The following are from one region of the Littorina saxatilis isolate snail1 linkage group LG2, US_GU_Lsax_2.0, whole genome shotgun sequence genome:
- the LOC138959734 gene encoding uncharacterized protein, giving the protein MYQQDNSKEVDRTATVMTCLRRVFLFLLLSLFVSLALTDISQLTETKRRCSQPTLRAVEERVGKVYVCNADQTGWTGYSSCYDQCDAASDGGIVCNLNDSLQGCWLATGDVGPGNDANHDNLLIDEKEFVGDCAEMADGLFLTQGDYTMCKDGKKVSVTQACQQLKPCVVKAKDWTMVCQDNVNPVLGLFCAVLDLKDAAASDSSSPVRALVSSVLNNNLPETQNQPAIVGLLIRTQTVLQLQIQAIPQSPQYMHSFSKTNARHFHPQKSPGALGAFDLVHNSVGPGASERRKDSVRDQHHLPSGLAGQDRLRFSDGGILIRRRKRRGKGKSRTERDLASVAQLKGAGDVGRGRYWVWKEQGTPKLPSDGDAKATKTYNLTKKGRQDENPAGSPSPGDATPKDSASKTGKEALMEKLTVDSMVHSPLSSSKDVQRPDEKSESKVVNQKNQLAGAATKLNLHVSSSTKSPGLLGEKENIASNAVLSEKKASQSNEYNLAVPLDLNDQIPFGGKNRSETLKDKVGTQPDQDLARTKSRNKSNINPTPPEVFMTTVVQKISSLFDPDRGQKPDPKNNKKELGSSATAPIIDHGHDDQRLQMGQQFGSLMSFLHHLTNVAGADLPRFHAVQSKPNGIRSGLDPKQKDEQRNPPHALLKNPPTKGDKGVDVHFRMVVAKKHPTNHIDRGVEMGIVSLTAGSASPKGPGAKGQLGHVKGNGDMDGKVWRDPQQKMLAAELRRIVEIHEKQKSRQGLPLARKGSLTVFHRLISMPGVGHAHQTDLHQHSPNVPTRPDERLNPLTNSAKEDKQKESRVNMQPSGDKRRNGDTIKKVTHLTKSDFLSFPKFAGLPGNSSSPWRLTAGRKAVLASSSAKSFLLAMEDKKKGDSGRAVDEKQDAHAVPAARVKLTNKPMTHVVVLPKVEDRPNDHITENTNVPRLGEAGNSIHLSIRKRPGIPVEMATSEKGKPSGVSMTPSTNRNTNVVSLKDKDDIIFTDKKELGDRRSQKDTDAGPAKVEPVPDKKIDSPTNDKNITRQTETSGKGVSANNTNTPPDHKPTSGRIPTVGILESLLSGAEERKHSESNTPDQTNEQPSAKSQGQVDTKAQKATRNDFTAQKQGPEDQSIKEQKTHESTSQEKPKLLDQHPKTERMQHSGNPWGNVNVANVPGSQVSALPQDNVDAVEAFNHQGSANTLDIKDAAKSSDNQAAANPETTTDSAPPVAKEESSPLPTKEDSSIQDGSPKKILPFRTVLPLFPPK; this is encoded by the exons ATGTATCAGCAAGATAATAGCAAGG AGGTTGACCGCACGGCGACTGTGATGACGTGTCTACGTCGGGTTTTTCTCTTCCTACTATTATCTCTTTTTG TATCATTAGCACTGACGGACATCAGTCAGCTGACAGAAACCAAGCGACGATGTTCACAACCTACGCTGAGGGCGGTGGAGGAGCGAGTGGGGAAGGTGTACGTGTGTAACGCTGACCAGACGGGCTGGACCGGCTACTCCTCCTGCTATGACCAGTGTGACGCGGCCAGTGACGGCGGCATCGTCTGCAACCTCAACGACAGTCTTCAGGGGTGCTGGCTGGCCACTG GAGACGTGGGGCCAGGAAATGATGCAAATCATG ACAATCTACTGATTGACGAAAAAG AGTTCGTTGGCGACTGTGCGGAGATGGCAGACGGGCTGTTCCTGACTCAAGGCGACTACACGATGTGCAAAGACGGCAAGAAGGTCAGCGTGACCCAGGCATGCCAGCAGCTGAAACCCTGTGTGGTCAAGGCCAAAGACTGGACAATGGTCTGCCAGGACAACGTCAACCCTGTCCTCGGACTCTTTTGTGCAg TGCTAGACCTGAAGGATGCTGCAGCCTCAGATTCTTCCAGTCCTGTCAGAGCTCTGGTGTCCTCAGTGTTGAACAACAACCTTCCGGAAACACAGAACCAGCCTGCCATCGTGGGTCTTCTGATCAGAACCCAGACAGTGCTTCAGCTCCAGATCCAAGCCATTCCCCAATCTCCCCAGTACATGCACTCCTTCAGCAAGACCAATGCCAGGCACTTCCATCCTCAGAAAAGCCCTGGCGCCCTTGGCGCGTTTGACCTGGTTCACAACAGCGTTGGCCCTGGTGCCTCGGAGAGGAGAAAAGACAGCGTAAGAGATCAGCACCATCTTCCTTCAGGTTTGGCGGGACAAGACCGGTTGCGCTTCTCAGACGGCGGCATACTGATTCGAAGAAGAAAACGCCGGGGCAAGGGAAAGAGCAGAACAGAAAGAGATTTGGCGAGCGTTGCACAACTGAAAGGCGCAGGAGATGTAGGCCGAGGTCGTTACTGGGTGTGGAAAGAACAAGGAACACCTAAGCTTCCCAGCGATGGTGATGCTAAGGCGACGAAGACGTACAACCTTACAAAGAAGGGTCGACAGGACGAGAATCCAGCTGGTTCTCCGTCACCGGGTGACGCTACACCAAAAGACAGCGCTAGCAAAACGGGAAAAGAAGCTCTCATGGAAAAACTCACAGTGGACTCGATGGTTCACTCTCCGCTTTCCTCATCAAAGGACGTTCAACGCCCAGACGAAAAATCAGAATCAAAGGTGGTCAACCAGAAAAATCAACTAGCAGGGGCTGCTACTAAGCTGAATCTACATGTGTCATCCAGCACAAAAAGCCCGGGTCTTctgggagagaaagaaaacattGCAAGTAACGCAGTTCTGTCAGAAAAGAAAGCTTCCCAGAGCAATGAATATAACCTAGCAGTTCCTTTGGACCTGAATGACCAGATCCCTTTTGGTGGCAAGAATCGATCGGAAACTCTAAAAGACAAAGTGGGCACGCAGCCTGATCAAGATTTAGCTCGGACGAAGTCAAGAAACAAGTCGAACATCAATCCAACACCGCCCGAGGTGTTCATGACTACTGTAGTACAAAAGATCAGCTCGCTCTTTGATCCAGACAGGGGCCAGAAACCTGAtccaaagaacaacaagaaggaACTCGGGAGTTCTGCAACAGCGCCGATTATTGACCATGGTCATGATGATCAGCGCTTACAAATGGGACAGCAGTTTGGCAGCCTCATGAGTTTTTTGCACCATCTGACCAATGTTGCTGGAGCTGACTTGCCGAGATTCCATGCGGTCCAGTCCAAACCAAACGGCATCCGTTCGGGATTGGATCCGAAGCAAAAAGACGAACAAAGAAATCCTCCTCATGCTTTGCTGAAAAACCCGCCAACAAAAGGCGACAAAGGTGTAGATGTGCATTTTCGCATGGTAGTGGCAAAGAAACACCCAACAAACCACATTGACCGGGGCGTCGAGATGGGCATCGTCTCTCTCACGGCAGGATCAGCGTCACCAAAGGGCCCTGGTGCAAAGGGGCAGCTCGGACATGTCAAGG gTAATGGCGACATGGATGGAAAAGTATGGCGAGATCCTCAACAGAAAATGCTGGCCGCGGAGCTACGAAGGATCGTGGAGATCCACG AAAAGCAGAAGAGTCGACAGGGGTTGCCACTGGCGCGCAAGGGATCACTGACGGTCTTTCATCGGCTGATATCTATGCCTG GTGTCGGACACGCTCATCAGACAGACTTGCATCAACACTCCCCAAATGTACCCACGAGGCCCGATGAACGACTGAACCCGTTGACAAACTCTGCAAAAGAGGACAAGCAGAAAGAAAGTAGGGTCAATATGCAGCCTTCAGGAGACAAACGACGGAATGGCGACACGATCAAGAAAGTTACACATCTCACCAAGAGCGATTTCCTGTCTTTTCCAAAATTCGCTGGTCTACCTGGCAACTCCTCCTCCCCGTGGAGGCTTACTGCAGGCAGGAAAGCTGTTTTGGCTTCAAGCTCTGCAAAATCCTTTCTCTTGGCAATGGAGGATAAGAAAAAAGGAGACAGTGGTCGCGCTGTTGATGAAAAGCAAGATGCCCATGCTGTCCCAGCAGCTCGAGTTAAGTTGACCAACAAGCCCATGACGCATGTAGTGGTTCTGCCGAAAGTCGAAGACCGTCCAAACGACCAtataacagaaaacacaaatgTCCCTAGGCTGGGCGAGGCTGGTAACAGCATCCACCTTTCCATCAGAAAACGACCCGGGATCCCTGTTGAGATGGCCACTAGTGAAAAGGGGAAACCGTCGGGCGTTTCTATGACCCCTTCAACCAACAGAAATACGAACGTGGTTTCTTTGAAAGATAAAGACGATATCATTTTTACCGACAAAAAAGAGCTCGGGGATAGACGGAGCCAAAAAGATACAGATGCTGGGCCTGCAAAAGTAGAGCCAGTACCCGATAAAAAGATTGACAGTCCAACGAATGACAAAAATATCACTCGGCAGACTGAAACCTCGGGCAAGGGCGTATCTGCAAATAACACTAACACTCCTCCTGACCATAAGCCAACCAGTGGGCGTATCCCAACAGTGGGGATCTTGGAAAGCTTATTGTCAGGTGCCGAAGAACGGAAGCATTCAGAATCCAACACACCGGACCAAACCAATGAGCAGCCAAGTGCCAAGAGTCAAGGCCAAGTAGATACAAAAGCACAAAAAGCGACTCGGAATGATTTTACTGCACAAAAGCAAGGACCGGAAGACCAAAGCATCAAAGAACAAAAGACACACGAGTCAACTTCTCAAGAAAAGCCCAAATTACTTGATCAGCACCCGAAGACCGAACGCATGCAGCACTCTGGCAATCCTTGGGGAAACGTAAATGTCGCAAACGTTCCAGGTAGCCAAGTCTCTGCCCTTCCTCAGGATAACGTAGATGCTGTCGAAGCTTTTAATCACCAAGGCTCTGCGAATACTTTAGATATCAAAGATGCAGCCAAATCATCTGACAATCAAGCCGCTGCCAATCCAGAAACCACCACAGATTCTGCCCCTCCCGTAGCAAAGGAAGAATCTTCCCCCCTTCCCACCAAAGAAGATTCTTCCATTCAGGACGGTTCTCCAAAGAAGATTCTTCCATTCAGGACGGTTCTGCCCCTCTTCCCGCCAAAGTAG